Proteins encoded within one genomic window of Aspergillus nidulans FGSC A4 chromosome VII:
- the triA gene encoding putative mRNA capping nucleoside-triphosphatase (transcript_id=CADANIAT00008340) — MDLRTIMNSEAAGTSQRPPSPTLHRSPPQLTRKPSEPTYPAHEQFPSSSSSSSYPSGYPNGPAQQPAPLQRSQTSPDRAPSYGSLQSPYQYNSTGAQSQRGHTPPAAPYGASASRESFTAPANYPPQHHQSHQQSPTAPQRSQSIQSVLSPYPPASHSYPRRENSPAASQHPYPSQQFSPPAAQGSLPGTPRGSTTALYHQSTPSSARPQSSGRDSLSNRASSPWVNQDGQMHMSPTAVPRASRHDYRAFDNTPQRASLVTERRESDENVSPKTAFPPGSRRDSVAGSEQAALSQLHDKGNSIAAQGNRTFDRNSHPLGGPTASIASQVNSPPSRGSLPNESPKEQQGPPRSSKASSVSESVRANSSPQPPKAKRRRYNEPPIYAQRTSRTKGRCPMIPNPLPPVPKHLRNSAQNPWVLRQQAASQAPPATKIKREGSVVVGPPALQQSQPSRPSQSAEPPEMKSLGPWEPSITGLEPFEEITKTICDFLFQHVVLRNDAIAGPPGATAQGQGAIVEVEAKLGHIIDLDRGERLRLPIMTESIITRERIRTSFESNMTLAQHRAMNNFLNEAVKNSMPQANPKRIPLSYAHKKERDSFYEVSPAELPPVIRQNLNPRHKPKVRVTVDQRTGEVLAKIVKCRVADLDIHSPLTAVDWRVSVNLEMNYDGDISHLTPADTGRGRASDRNKDRMSYRHLAYQVDLTQVARSEPSAKGEFEHELEVEVSAAEIRRQGQLAIAGDPNNQYQDLVKGLVDNVRILARAVPA; from the exons ATGGATTTGCGCACGATCATGAACAGCGAAGCCGCGGGCACCTCCCAACGGCCTCCATCCCCCACGTTGCATCGATCACCGCCGCAACTCACCCGCAAACCATCTGAGCCAACCTATCCGGCACACGAGCAGTttccgtcgtcatcatcctcgtcttcctaCCCATCCGGGTATCCCAACGGGCCAGCGCAGCAACCCGCGCCGCTCCAGCGGTCCCAAACCTCGCCAGACCGAGCTCCATCCTACGGCTCACTGCAATCGCCCTACCAGTATAACTCTACGGGCGCGCAGTCTCAGCGCGGTCACACTCCACCCGCCGCGCCTTACGGCGCATCGGCTTCGCGTGAGTCTTTCACCGCGCCAGCCAACTACCCTCCGCAACACCATCAATCGCACCAACAGTCGcctacagctcctcagcGCTCCCAATCCATACAGTCTGTCCTCTCCCCTTATCCCCCCGCCTCGCACTCATACCCCCGCAGAGAGAACTCGCCCGCCGCGTCCCAACACCCATACCCGTCCCAACAATTCTCCCCCCCGGCAGCACAAGGGTCGCTTCCGGGTACACCGCGAGGCTCCACTACCGCTCTCTATCACCAGTCAACACCTTCCTCCGCACGCCCTCAGTCCTCCGGTCGTGACTCGCTCTCGAATCGAGCGTCGAGCCCGTGGGTCAACCAAGATGGCCAGATGCACATGTCGCCGACTGCGGTTCCCCGCGCCTCGCGGCATGATTATAGGGCGTTCGATAATACTCCTCAACGTGCCTCCCTTGTAACTGAGAGAAGGGAATCGGATGAGAATGTGAGTCCGAAGACGGCCTTCCCACCGGGCTCCCGGCGTGATAGCGTGGCAGGTAGCGAGCAGGCGGCTCTGTCGCAATTGCATGACAAGGGGAACAGCATAGCTGCGCAGGGTAATCGCACGTTTGACCGAAACTCCCACCCCCTCGGCGGTCCAACTGCGTCGATAGCGTCACAAGTCAATAGCCCTCCGTCCCGGGGATCTCTCCCGAACGAATCTCCCAAGGAACAACAAGGCCCACCACGGTCCTCGAAGGCTAGCTCTGTTTCTGAGTCAGTCCGAGCCAATTCGAGTCCGCAACCTCCCAAAGCCAAACGAAGACGGTATAACGAGCCGCCAATTTATGCTCAGAGAACAAGTCGCACGAAAGGGAGGTGCCCAATGATCCCCAACCCGCTTCCTCCCGTCCCCAAACATCTGCGAAACTCAGCACAAAATCCTTGGGTACTACGCCAGCAAGCCGCTTCACAGGCGCCTCCTGCCACAAAGATAAAGCGGGAGGGTTCAGTTGTGGTTGGGCCCCCGGCCTTGCAACAGTCGCAGCCATCACGCCCATCACAGTCCGCTGAGCCACCCGAAATGAAGAGCTTGGGACCCTGGGAACCATCAATCACAGGGCTTGAGCCATTCGAGGAAATCACCAAGACGATCTGCGACTTTCTATTTCAACATGTGGTCCTTCGAAATGACGCCATAGCTGGTCCTCCCGGCGCAACAGCACAAGGTCAGGGCGCCATAGTTGAGGTCGAAGCGAAGCTAGGACATATCATCGATCTTGATCGCGGGGAAAGACTTCGCCTCCCAATCATGACTGAAAGCATTATCACTCGAGAACGCATCCGAACAAGCTTCGAGAGCAACATGACACTG GCTCAACACCGCGCGATGAACAATTTTCTCAACGAAGCAGTCAAGAATTCCATGCCCCAGGCCAACCCAAAGCGGATTCCGCTCTCCTACGCCCATAAAAAAGAGCGAGATTCCTTCTACGAAGTCTCCCCTGCCGAGCTGCCCCCTGTCATCCGCCAAAACCTCAACCCTCGCCATAAACCCAAGGTGCGCGTCACGGTCGACCAACGCACAGGCGAGGTTCTTGCGAAAATCGTGAAATGCCGAGTGGCGGACCTCGATATTCACAGCCCTTTGACCGCCGTTGACTGGCGCGTCAGTGTTAACCTGGAAATGAACTATGATGGTGACATTTCCCACCTTACGCCTGCTGATACTGGGCGTGGGCGTGCGAGCGATCGGAACAAGGACCGCATGAGTTATAGGCATCTCGCATATCAGGTGGATCTGACACAAGTTGCTAGGTC